From Pseudothermotoga thermarum DSM 5069, a single genomic window includes:
- the dnaK gene encoding molecular chaperone DnaK: protein MSEREFVVGIDLGTTNSVIAWMKPDGTVEVIPNAEGSRLTPSIVAFTKTGEILVGEPAKRQMILNAERTIKSIKRKMGTDYKVVIDGKAYTPQEISALILKKMKKDAEQYLGGVIRKAVITCPAYFNDAQRQATKEAGQIAGFEVLRIINEPTAAALAYGLDKKKEQKVLVYDLGGGTFDVSILEIGDGVIQVIATAGNNHLGGDDFDQRIIDWMAEEFKKQYGIDLRQDKQALQRMRDAAEKAKIELSTKLETDISLPYITATASGPLHLEMRLTRALYESLVKDLFEATREPIMRALNDAKLSPKDIDEIILVGGMTRSPYVHKLIYEIFGKEPNKTVNPDEAVAIGAAIEAAIIAGTSKHKDVVLVDVTPLTLGVEVKGGLMEPIIPRNTTIPVRKSKIFTTAEDFQTEVEIRVYQGERAMAKDNIFLGSFRLVGIPPAPRGVPQIEVTFDIDSDGIVHVSAKDLASGKEQSMVVTGRHKLSEEEIRRMMEEAKKYEEQDRRKREEVELKNRADDLAYTVSKQLKEHGDKLPQDLKDNLERLVNDLRDAINKDDIPRVKLLFDELQRESIKIGQYLYESVRREQSGSQ from the coding sequence ATGAGCGAAAGAGAATTTGTTGTTGGTATCGATTTGGGTACAACCAACTCCGTTATAGCTTGGATGAAACCAGATGGAACAGTAGAAGTCATACCAAACGCCGAAGGTAGCAGATTAACACCATCGATAGTAGCTTTCACAAAAACCGGTGAAATACTCGTTGGCGAACCTGCCAAAAGACAGATGATCTTGAACGCTGAAAGAACAATTAAATCGATAAAAAGGAAAATGGGAACCGATTACAAGGTGGTAATCGATGGTAAAGCCTATACACCGCAAGAGATAAGCGCCTTGATTCTCAAAAAGATGAAAAAAGACGCAGAACAGTACCTTGGCGGAGTCATCAGAAAAGCCGTCATAACCTGTCCTGCTTACTTCAACGACGCGCAAAGACAGGCAACAAAGGAAGCTGGACAAATAGCTGGTTTTGAGGTTCTTAGGATCATCAACGAGCCGACAGCTGCTGCCCTAGCTTATGGTTTGGACAAAAAGAAAGAGCAAAAAGTTTTGGTTTATGACCTTGGTGGTGGAACATTCGACGTTTCGATACTTGAAATAGGAGATGGAGTCATACAAGTTATAGCGACAGCTGGTAACAACCACCTTGGTGGAGACGACTTTGACCAAAGGATCATCGACTGGATGGCTGAGGAGTTCAAGAAACAATATGGAATAGATCTCAGGCAAGACAAGCAGGCTCTGCAGAGAATGAGGGATGCAGCTGAAAAAGCCAAGATAGAACTTTCAACAAAACTTGAAACCGATATAAGCTTGCCATACATAACTGCAACTGCTTCTGGGCCACTTCACCTTGAAATGAGGCTCACCAGGGCATTGTACGAATCTTTGGTCAAAGACCTGTTCGAAGCGACAAGGGAACCAATAATGAGAGCTTTAAACGACGCAAAACTGTCGCCAAAAGACATAGACGAAATCATCCTGGTTGGTGGAATGACTCGTTCACCGTACGTTCACAAGCTCATTTACGAAATCTTTGGAAAAGAACCGAACAAAACGGTCAACCCAGACGAAGCAGTTGCGATAGGTGCGGCAATAGAAGCTGCGATAATCGCTGGTACATCAAAGCACAAAGACGTTGTTCTTGTCGACGTTACACCGCTTACGCTTGGTGTGGAAGTTAAAGGCGGTTTGATGGAACCAATAATACCGAGGAATACAACTATACCAGTCAGAAAAAGCAAGATCTTCACGACGGCTGAAGACTTCCAGACAGAGGTTGAAATCAGAGTCTACCAAGGTGAAAGAGCTATGGCAAAAGACAACATCTTCCTTGGAAGCTTTAGACTCGTTGGAATTCCACCGGCTCCAAGAGGAGTTCCACAGATTGAGGTTACCTTTGACATAGACAGCGATGGAATAGTTCACGTTTCGGCAAAAGACTTGGCATCTGGTAAAGAACAATCGATGGTCGTCACAGGTAGACACAAACTCAGCGAAGAAGAAATAAGACGCATGATGGAAGAAGCGAAGAAATACGAAGAACAGGATAGAAGAAAGAGAGAAGAAGTCGAACTCAAAAACAGAGCAGACGATCTTGCATACACTGTCAGCAAGCAGTTGAAAGAACATGGTGACAAGTTACCACAAGATCTCAAAGACAACCTTGAAAGACTGGTCAACGATCTAAGAGATGCCATCAACAAAGACGACATACCAAGGGTCAAACTGCTCTTCGACGAACTGCAACGTGAAAGCATAAAGATCGGTCAATATCTGTACGAAAGCGTTCGAAGAGAACAATCTGGTTCACAATAA
- a CDS encoding Hsp20/alpha crystallin family protein, which produces MLLERREDFFKPLRQLQREIDRLFEDFFAPVTRRTFEVGFVPEIDVYETDKELMIEVEVPGMDKKDIKVKVEDGVLRICGEKKLEREKSDRNYHVVERSYGKFERAIRLPDYVDAEKIKARYENGVLTISIPKKEEKKAKVVDVEVE; this is translated from the coding sequence ATGTTGTTGGAAAGAAGAGAAGACTTCTTCAAACCACTCAGACAGCTTCAGAGGGAGATTGACAGATTGTTTGAAGACTTCTTCGCGCCTGTGACTAGAAGAACTTTTGAAGTGGGATTCGTCCCAGAAATCGACGTCTACGAAACAGACAAAGAACTGATGATCGAAGTCGAAGTCCCAGGTATGGACAAAAAAGACATCAAAGTAAAAGTCGAAGATGGAGTCTTGAGAATCTGCGGCGAAAAGAAACTTGAACGCGAGAAATCCGATAGAAACTACCATGTTGTTGAAAGATCCTATGGAAAATTCGAAAGAGCCATTCGCCTGCCCGACTACGTAGACGCTGAAAAGATCAAAGCAAGATACGAGAATGGAGTCTTGACAATCAGCATACCAAAGAAAGAAGAAAAGAAGGCTAAAGTGGTGGACGTGGAAGTCGAATAA
- a CDS encoding ATP-dependent Clp protease ATP-binding subunit, translated as MIDFKDYTESAQRVLSSVQDILNRFSQNQMSSEHILLAILEDGDNAAVDILRKIGVNIDALRDETTSFVSRYGMRGTSFYQPGAVSQVYITPDARHVLEEAKREARRMGDEKVGTDHLLLGMILTPTSMTYRLLTRYGVTPDKVYEAIRDLRTSGKTAEDENVDVLFKFTEDLTRLAKEGKLLPVIGREKEINRVIQILGRKFKNNPVLVGDPGVGKTAIVEGLAQKIVAGNVPAFLKGKKILRLDMGRIIAGTKFRGEFEERMKKLVDALKANARQYILFIDELHTVVGAGAAEGAVDAANLLKPELSRGEIQVIGATTMAEYRKYIEKDKALARRFQPVLVEEPSVEETTEMLRGIKQEFEKHHGVTITDEAIVAAAKLSARYITDRFLPDKAIDLIDEAASAVKLQGNGKVVDEEAVAKIVQLWTGIPVTRLIESEKEKLMKLEELLHKRIVDQEDAVRIVAQTIRKARAGLKDPKRPAGVFLFLGPTGVGKTELAKALAEVLFGSENALIRIDMSEYTEKHTVSRLIGAPPGYVGYEEGGQLTEQVRRKPYSIILLDEIEKAHPEIFNVLLQVFDDGRLTSANGTVVDFKNTIIIMTSNIASEYILEMLEEGVKDLTPVIEEEMRKYFKPEFINRIDAAVIFKPLTMEHMKAIVELQLERLRERVKEQKRDVIFTDKLKEYLAQKGYVPALGARPLRRVIEQEVESLLADKIISGEFKEGQTLVVDADEYGVIIKEGQ; from the coding sequence ATGATAGACTTCAAAGATTACACAGAAAGCGCTCAAAGGGTACTCAGTTCGGTTCAAGATATACTTAACAGGTTCTCTCAGAATCAAATGTCTTCTGAGCACATACTACTAGCCATTTTGGAAGATGGTGACAACGCAGCCGTTGATATTTTGAGAAAAATAGGTGTCAACATAGACGCTTTGAGAGATGAAACAACTTCCTTTGTCTCCAGGTATGGTATGAGGGGAACTTCCTTCTACCAACCAGGAGCAGTCTCACAGGTTTACATAACTCCCGATGCAAGGCATGTTTTGGAAGAAGCAAAAAGAGAAGCAAGAAGGATGGGAGATGAAAAGGTTGGAACCGATCACCTTCTGCTCGGAATGATACTGACACCAACTTCGATGACTTACAGGCTCTTGACCAGATACGGAGTAACGCCGGATAAGGTCTACGAAGCCATAAGGGATTTGAGAACCAGTGGGAAAACCGCCGAAGATGAAAACGTTGATGTTTTGTTCAAATTCACCGAAGATCTAACGCGTCTTGCAAAAGAAGGAAAATTGCTTCCGGTAATAGGCCGTGAGAAGGAAATAAACCGAGTAATACAAATTCTTGGAAGAAAATTCAAAAACAACCCTGTGTTGGTTGGTGACCCTGGGGTTGGAAAAACGGCCATAGTTGAAGGTTTAGCACAAAAGATTGTGGCAGGAAATGTTCCGGCGTTTTTGAAGGGTAAGAAAATCCTCAGACTTGACATGGGAAGAATTATAGCCGGAACTAAATTCAGAGGGGAATTCGAGGAAAGAATGAAAAAACTAGTCGACGCGTTGAAAGCCAACGCAAGACAATACATTTTGTTCATCGACGAACTTCACACAGTTGTTGGAGCTGGAGCTGCCGAAGGTGCGGTTGATGCAGCAAACCTTTTAAAACCTGAACTTTCACGTGGAGAAATTCAAGTGATCGGCGCCACAACTATGGCTGAGTACAGAAAGTACATTGAAAAAGACAAAGCACTTGCAAGAAGATTCCAACCAGTTTTGGTTGAGGAACCTTCTGTTGAAGAAACCACAGAGATGTTGCGCGGTATCAAACAAGAGTTTGAAAAACACCACGGGGTAACGATAACCGATGAAGCCATCGTTGCCGCCGCTAAACTTAGCGCAAGGTACATAACCGATAGATTCTTACCTGACAAGGCAATTGATTTGATCGACGAAGCCGCATCGGCAGTTAAACTTCAGGGAAATGGCAAAGTCGTTGATGAAGAAGCCGTTGCAAAAATCGTACAGCTTTGGACTGGAATACCAGTTACAAGGTTGATCGAATCTGAGAAGGAAAAATTGATGAAACTCGAGGAACTGCTGCACAAACGAATTGTTGATCAAGAAGATGCAGTTAGAATCGTTGCGCAAACTATAAGAAAAGCTCGTGCAGGTTTGAAAGATCCAAAAAGGCCTGCTGGAGTCTTCTTGTTCCTTGGTCCAACGGGTGTTGGAAAAACCGAGCTTGCGAAAGCTCTTGCGGAAGTTTTGTTTGGAAGTGAAAATGCGCTGATCAGGATAGACATGAGCGAGTACACTGAGAAACACACCGTCAGCAGGTTGATAGGTGCACCACCTGGCTACGTTGGTTATGAAGAAGGTGGACAGTTGACGGAGCAGGTTAGAAGAAAGCCTTACAGCATAATCTTGCTTGACGAGATAGAGAAAGCACACCCAGAGATATTCAACGTGTTGCTTCAGGTATTCGACGATGGGAGATTAACCAGCGCGAACGGAACGGTGGTTGATTTCAAGAACACCATAATAATCATGACCAGCAACATTGCAAGCGAATATATATTGGAAATGCTTGAAGAGGGTGTCAAAGATTTAACACCTGTGATAGAAGAAGAAATGCGCAAGTACTTCAAGCCCGAGTTCATAAACAGAATAGATGCGGCTGTAATATTCAAACCTTTGACGATGGAACACATGAAAGCAATTGTAGAACTTCAGCTTGAAAGGTTGAGAGAAAGAGTCAAAGAACAAAAGCGCGATGTGATATTCACAGACAAGTTGAAAGAATACCTTGCACAAAAAGGATATGTTCCAGCTCTTGGCGCAAGGCCGTTGAGAAGGGTTATAGAACAAGAAGTGGAATCGTTGCTTGCAGATAAGATAATCTCGGGAGAATTCAAAGAAGGTCAAACGTTGGTGGTTGATGCTGACGAATACGGTGTGATAATAAAAGAAGGGCAGTGA
- the nadE gene encoding NAD(+) synthase, whose product MKEICNFIFDFVEKYGYKGIVVGISGGLDSAVTAALCVKAIGSEKVFGLIMPERDSSKDTVKDAKLVCEWLKIPFKVKSITPILRKIGVYKLFPPARLFPRSFQERYVLNKWRKLSQDPFIDDLLSKGNDQFLKGLAFYRIKHRVRMCLLYFEAEQRGYAVASTENKTEYLTGLYVKWGDDCGDISPIAHLYKTQVFDLAKKLDVPEKIIAKAPSPDLIPGIDDEFALGMSYQELDQILVAIETGKDLSTFPTEKVNRVKKILEAAKVRNLRNYRIERFE is encoded by the coding sequence ATCAAGGAAATATGCAATTTTATTTTCGATTTTGTTGAAAAATACGGTTACAAAGGAATTGTGGTTGGAATCAGCGGGGGTTTGGACTCTGCCGTAACTGCCGCTTTGTGCGTCAAAGCCATAGGAAGTGAAAAGGTCTTTGGGTTGATAATGCCTGAAAGGGATTCTTCGAAGGACACTGTGAAAGATGCAAAGCTTGTTTGTGAGTGGCTCAAAATCCCGTTTAAGGTAAAATCCATAACGCCGATTTTGAGGAAAATCGGAGTTTACAAACTTTTTCCACCTGCGAGGCTTTTTCCAAGAAGTTTTCAAGAAAGGTATGTTCTTAACAAATGGAGAAAACTTTCTCAAGATCCTTTCATCGACGATTTGCTCAGCAAAGGGAACGATCAATTTCTCAAAGGACTTGCTTTTTACAGGATTAAGCATCGTGTGAGAATGTGTTTGTTGTACTTTGAGGCTGAGCAGCGCGGATATGCCGTTGCAAGCACTGAAAACAAAACAGAGTATTTGACTGGTTTGTACGTCAAGTGGGGAGACGACTGTGGGGACATAAGCCCCATAGCTCACCTTTACAAGACTCAGGTTTTTGATCTTGCAAAAAAACTTGATGTACCTGAAAAAATCATCGCCAAAGCACCTAGCCCCGATTTGATACCGGGTATCGACGACGAATTTGCACTTGGAATGAGCTACCAAGAGCTTGATCAAATACTTGTGGCTATTGAAACTGGCAAAGACCTTTCTACCTTTCCGACAGAAAAAGTCAACCGAGTTAAAAAGATTCTTGAAGCGGCAAAAGTTAGAAATCTGAGAAATTATAGAATTGAACGATTTGAATAG
- a CDS encoding ABC transporter ATP-binding protein, with protein sequence MTRDKKPESIDRFSRQMPMRGPRPGGPLILQKEKPKRPIETTKRLIKYLKPHLLWILIALAATIAATILTIIAPKILGRATTEIFRGIMAKSLRLPNARINFEYISKILVKVSIFYLLSALLHFVQQFLMADVSQKIVKKMRSEISQKLTKLPLKFYDSKTHGEIISRATNDVDLISNTLQQNLVQFISAVVSIVGVIIMMLTISPLLTLVTVLTLPASILVTFFITKYSQKFFSQQQKLLGKLTGHVEETYGGHIVVKAYCKEKDAIEKFDKINTELFRASQRAQSLSGMIMPLMNFIGNVGYVIVSVFGGILVTKRVITIGDVQAFIQYSRQFTQPIVQISNIANLIQSTIAAAERVFEILDEQEEQPDKPNAIRLEKVKGDVKFERVYFSYLPEKPLIENLNIEVKSGQKIAIVGPTGAGKTTLVNLLMRFYEIQSGRITIDGIDIRDIVKSNLRRIFGMVLQDTWLFNGTIKENIAYGKPNATDEEIIQAAKAAQAHHFIMALPDGYDTVINEEASNISQGEKQLITIARAFLVNPDILILDEATSNVDTLTEIYIQKAMQQLMKGKTSFIIAHRLSTIKNADLILVMNEGKIIETGTHKELMEKGGFYAELYKSQFLGAFVES encoded by the coding sequence ATGACGCGTGACAAAAAGCCTGAGTCGATCGATAGATTTTCAAGACAAATGCCCATGCGCGGACCAAGACCTGGTGGACCATTGATTTTGCAAAAGGAAAAACCAAAACGTCCCATTGAAACGACAAAAAGGTTGATCAAATATTTAAAACCTCATCTTCTTTGGATTCTAATAGCTTTGGCTGCGACTATAGCTGCAACGATTTTGACAATAATAGCGCCGAAAATTCTTGGAAGGGCCACGACGGAGATTTTCAGAGGGATTATGGCAAAAAGCCTTCGATTGCCAAATGCACGGATAAATTTTGAGTACATATCGAAAATTTTGGTGAAAGTAAGTATTTTTTATCTTTTGAGCGCTTTGCTACATTTTGTTCAACAATTTTTGATGGCAGATGTTTCACAAAAAATAGTTAAAAAGATGAGAAGCGAAATTTCGCAAAAATTGACAAAACTTCCCCTGAAGTTTTACGATTCAAAAACGCACGGTGAAATAATCAGCAGGGCGACAAACGACGTGGATTTGATAAGCAACACTTTGCAGCAAAATTTGGTTCAGTTCATTTCCGCGGTGGTTTCAATCGTTGGTGTGATCATCATGATGTTGACCATAAGTCCTCTTTTGACGTTGGTCACTGTTTTAACGCTTCCTGCAAGTATATTGGTGACATTTTTCATCACAAAGTATTCTCAAAAGTTCTTCTCACAGCAGCAAAAGCTGCTCGGAAAGTTAACGGGACATGTTGAGGAAACCTACGGAGGGCATATCGTAGTCAAAGCTTACTGTAAAGAAAAAGATGCCATTGAAAAATTTGACAAGATAAACACAGAGCTTTTTCGAGCGAGCCAAAGAGCACAATCTCTTTCCGGTATGATAATGCCTTTGATGAACTTCATAGGAAACGTAGGCTACGTAATTGTCTCGGTTTTTGGAGGAATTTTGGTTACAAAAAGAGTTATAACGATAGGTGATGTACAAGCGTTCATACAATATTCACGGCAATTCACTCAACCTATAGTTCAGATATCAAACATTGCAAATTTGATTCAATCCACCATTGCAGCAGCAGAAAGAGTCTTTGAAATCTTAGACGAACAGGAAGAACAACCCGACAAACCAAATGCCATAAGACTTGAAAAGGTCAAGGGTGATGTAAAATTCGAGAGAGTTTATTTTAGCTATCTTCCTGAAAAACCTTTAATTGAGAATTTGAACATAGAAGTTAAAAGCGGCCAAAAAATAGCAATAGTCGGTCCAACCGGTGCAGGGAAAACCACTCTTGTTAACTTGCTGATGAGATTTTACGAAATACAATCTGGAAGAATAACCATCGATGGTATCGATATAAGGGACATAGTCAAATCAAACCTTAGAAGAATCTTTGGTATGGTCTTGCAAGATACTTGGCTTTTCAACGGAACCATTAAAGAAAACATAGCCTACGGCAAACCGAATGCAACGGACGAGGAAATCATCCAGGCAGCCAAGGCGGCTCAAGCTCACCATTTCATCATGGCCCTTCCGGATGGCTACGATACTGTTATCAACGAAGAAGCCAGCAACATATCGCAGGGTGAAAAGCAGCTTATAACCATCGCAAGAGCCTTTTTGGTAAATCCAGACATACTGATTTTAGACGAAGCAACCAGCAACGTGGACACGCTGACTGAAATATACATTCAAAAGGCTATGCAACAGCTTATGAAAGGCAAAACCAGCTTCATCATAGCCCACAGGCTTTCCACTATCAAAAACGCAGACTTGATACTCGTAATGAACGAAGGAAAGATAATTGAAACCGGTACTCACAAAGAATTGATGGAAAAAGGTGGATTTTACGCGGAACTCTACAAAAGCCAATTTCTCGGAGCTTTCGTTGAATCTTAG
- a CDS encoding ABC transporter ATP-binding protein, whose translation MIKIFAYLKNYKWLAILTIALVVFESFVTLYLPDLMSKIVDRGIVTGNVKYIWQVGGKMLLFSGLGIAAMILASYTSATVSTGVGKDLREDLFRKVQSFSLAEMDKFSTASLITRTTNDVAQIQQVVFMMLRMVIRAPTLAIGGVVMALNKSPSLTKVLLITVPLTLGVFYVIYKIAVPMFQKLQEKIDKLSLIIRERVTGVRVIRAFDRDEYEKERFEKANVDLTNTSLKINRLMAFSFPLINIIMNFTIVAIIWFGAKQIDLGKLQVGSMMAVIQYVMQIMFALIFISSIFIFMSRASVSAKRIFEVLETEPSILDPKDQIVPEIKGVIEFENVSFTYPGAREPVLKNISFKAEPGKITAIIGSTGSGKTTILNLIMRFYNITEGSIKLDGVDIRKIPLNVLRSSIGYAPQRPIIFATTIAENIRFGRNITDEDLLEAADTAKVLEFASKMPEGLNTEIAQGGTNISGGQKQRISIARAIVSKPKIYLFDDTFSALDFKTDARIRRKLLNKLKDATVIIVAQRVATIMHADQIIVLKDGEIKGIGKHEELLKHNQVYREIVLSQISEEEAFGGVNNDA comes from the coding sequence ATGATAAAGATTTTTGCATATCTTAAGAATTATAAATGGCTTGCTATCCTAACAATTGCCCTTGTTGTGTTTGAATCCTTCGTAACTCTGTACCTTCCAGACCTTATGTCCAAAATCGTCGACAGAGGAATTGTAACTGGCAACGTGAAGTACATTTGGCAAGTTGGCGGAAAGATGTTGCTTTTCTCCGGTCTTGGCATCGCTGCAATGATCTTGGCAAGCTACACCTCCGCAACGGTTTCAACGGGTGTGGGAAAAGATCTAAGAGAAGATTTGTTCAGAAAAGTTCAGAGTTTTTCCCTCGCTGAAATGGACAAATTCAGCACAGCTTCTTTGATAACCAGAACCACAAACGACGTTGCCCAAATTCAACAAGTTGTTTTTATGATGCTTAGAATGGTCATAAGAGCCCCAACTTTGGCAATCGGTGGAGTGGTGATGGCTTTAAACAAAAGCCCAAGTTTGACAAAGGTTCTTTTGATCACAGTTCCTTTAACCTTGGGAGTTTTTTACGTCATTTACAAAATCGCCGTCCCGATGTTTCAAAAACTTCAGGAAAAAATCGACAAGCTTAGCTTGATAATCAGAGAAAGGGTAACCGGGGTAAGGGTGATAAGGGCCTTTGACAGAGACGAGTACGAGAAAGAAAGGTTTGAGAAAGCCAACGTCGATCTTACCAACACATCGCTGAAGATAAACAGACTCATGGCGTTTTCCTTTCCTTTGATCAACATCATAATGAACTTTACCATTGTCGCGATAATTTGGTTTGGAGCAAAACAAATAGATCTTGGAAAACTTCAAGTTGGATCGATGATGGCAGTCATACAATACGTCATGCAAATAATGTTTGCTTTGATCTTTATCTCGTCAATTTTCATCTTCATGTCAAGAGCTTCGGTTTCAGCAAAAAGAATCTTTGAAGTTTTGGAAACAGAACCATCAATTTTAGATCCAAAGGACCAAATTGTTCCGGAAATCAAAGGTGTAATAGAGTTCGAAAATGTCAGTTTCACATACCCAGGTGCAAGAGAACCGGTTTTAAAGAACATTTCTTTCAAAGCCGAACCAGGAAAGATAACGGCTATAATAGGCAGCACAGGCTCTGGAAAAACTACCATCCTCAACTTGATAATGAGATTTTACAATATCACAGAAGGTTCGATAAAACTCGACGGAGTTGACATAAGAAAGATACCGCTAAACGTTTTGAGGAGTTCTATTGGTTATGCTCCACAAAGACCGATAATCTTCGCAACAACCATAGCTGAAAACATAAGATTTGGAAGAAACATTACAGATGAGGATCTTCTCGAGGCGGCTGATACTGCAAAAGTGCTTGAATTCGCTTCGAAAATGCCAGAGGGTTTAAACACAGAGATTGCCCAAGGTGGTACAAACATTTCCGGTGGACAGAAACAAAGAATTTCAATCGCAAGAGCCATCGTTTCAAAACCAAAGATCTATTTGTTCGATGACACCTTTTCAGCTTTGGATTTTAAAACTGACGCAAGGATAAGAAGAAAGCTGCTTAACAAATTGAAAGATGCGACGGTGATAATCGTTGCACAAAGGGTTGCAACGATCATGCATGCCGACCAAATCATCGTTTTGAAGGATGGAGAAATAAAGGGAATAGGGAAGCACGAAGAACTTTTAAAGCACAACCAAGTCTATCGGGAAATAGTTTTGTCGCAGATCTCAGAGGAAGAAGCTTTCGGGGGTGTGAACAATGACGCGTGA
- a CDS encoding MarR family winged helix-turn-helix transcriptional regulator: protein MKAREIMNKLFLIQKIHFRLLRKKLENLLVHPGQIPILMILSKKEGITQRQIAEKLDLRPATIAIMLRRMEKANLIYRVQDAKDRRVQRVFLSERGRELIDQIRQQLQDSEQKAFENFSQEELTMLNNLLDKMLNNLKNQLGGYNYDKDFCIS, encoded by the coding sequence TTGAAAGCTCGGGAAATAATGAACAAGCTTTTTTTGATTCAAAAGATTCATTTTCGATTGCTCAGAAAAAAGCTTGAAAACCTTTTGGTTCATCCTGGGCAAATACCGATTCTGATGATACTTTCAAAGAAAGAGGGAATAACCCAAAGACAAATTGCAGAAAAGCTGGACCTAAGACCTGCAACAATTGCGATAATGCTGAGAAGGATGGAAAAAGCGAATTTGATTTACCGAGTTCAGGATGCGAAGGATAGAAGAGTTCAACGTGTTTTTCTCAGCGAGCGTGGAAGAGAATTGATAGATCAAATTCGTCAGCAATTACAAGATTCAGAGCAAAAAGCTTTCGAGAATTTCTCTCAAGAAGAGTTGACAATGCTTAACAACCTTTTGGATAAAATGTTGAACAACCTAAAAAACCAGCTGGGAGGATACAACTATGATAAAGATTTTTGCATATCTTAA
- a CDS encoding BadF/BadG/BcrA/BcrD ATPase family protein, with amino-acid sequence MKILGIDGGGTKLRAALSNDFQIVKKLTLESGVNLSAVGENKLDEIFKKVKDWSGEVDLIQAGFSGAGSEERKSLIIRVLKRYFPQAEMRILTDAEATLLACYSKEPVVVVIAGTGSIVMGITKDRKIVRTGGWGHLFDDEGSAFSIACQIIRKSLEFRDGLRKYDPAFDKLLEHFKVQRIEDLVDLQKQEDFKEKIASFAKVMPLTELVVKTIDKEIQALVRKTKKIVRLTKSKTIYLHGGMFNVSYYEESFKKHFKEITFAKLEKSLEEILAIKLI; translated from the coding sequence GTGAAAATCCTTGGTATCGATGGAGGAGGAACGAAACTTAGAGCCGCGTTGAGCAATGATTTTCAAATCGTTAAAAAATTGACTTTGGAAAGTGGAGTGAATCTATCTGCAGTAGGCGAAAACAAGTTAGATGAAATCTTCAAAAAGGTTAAAGATTGGTCGGGAGAGGTTGATCTCATTCAAGCTGGCTTTTCTGGTGCTGGAAGTGAAGAAAGAAAATCTTTGATAATTCGCGTGTTGAAAAGGTATTTTCCACAGGCGGAGATGAGAATTTTAACTGACGCCGAAGCAACGTTGCTGGCTTGTTATTCAAAAGAACCTGTGGTGGTTGTGATAGCGGGAACAGGATCGATAGTAATGGGTATAACAAAAGATCGAAAGATTGTCAGAACAGGTGGTTGGGGACATCTATTCGATGATGAAGGAAGCGCGTTCAGCATAGCGTGTCAAATAATAAGAAAATCTCTTGAATTTCGAGATGGCTTGAGAAAGTACGACCCTGCGTTTGACAAGTTACTTGAACACTTTAAAGTTCAACGAATAGAAGATTTGGTGGATTTACAAAAACAAGAGGATTTCAAGGAAAAGATAGCCTCATTCGCCAAAGTTATGCCGCTTACAGAATTGGTCGTAAAAACGATTGATAAAGAAATCCAAGCATTGGTTAGAAAAACAAAGAAAATCGTTCGTTTGACAAAATCAAAAACGATCTATCTTCACGGTGGTATGTTCAACGTGAGCTACTACGAAGAAAGTTTTAAAAAGCATTTCAAAGAGATCACATTTGCAAAGCTTGAAAAAAGCTTGGAGGAAATTCTCGCAATAAAGTTGATTTAA